A single region of the Candidatus Bathyarchaeota archaeon genome encodes:
- the cas2 gene encoding CRISPR-associated endonuclease Cas2, which translates to MYDITDDNLRNRVAETLKDYGLSRIQYSAFIGDMPRHRLNSLTVDLKNLIGDRVENVQIYPLCDLCFKGRREVGKAKKYRLDEGKVKVAYI; encoded by the coding sequence ATATACGATATAACCGATGACAACCTGAGGAACAGGGTAGCCGAGACCCTCAAGGACTACGGCCTATCGAGGATCCAGTACAGCGCCTTCATCGGGGACATGCCCAGGCATAGATTGAACAGCCTAACCGTAGACTTGAAGAACCTGATAGGGGACCGGGTGGAGAACGTCCAGATATACCCCTTATGCGATCTATGCTTCAAAGGGAGGAGGGAGGTTGGCAAAGCGAAGAAGTATAGATTGGATGAGGGAAAGGTTAAAGTTGCCTATATCTGA